GAGTTGAAAAAATTATTTGAGCTCCCTTACTATTGATTTTCCTATTTAAAAACAAGCTAAGTATCTTTTCCCCTATAATTGGGTATAATGTAGTTTCTAATTCATCTAATAATAAAACACCTCCATCTTTTAAAATTTTTATTATTGGGATCAAAATTTTAACTATTTTTTGAACCCCGTGGGACTCCTCTACAAAATCTAATGTCATTCCATTGGAATAAACAGTTTTTAGTTTAAGTAAGTTACTTTCCTTTTGCTTCATATATATTTTTAGTTCCCTTGGGATATCTAGAGAAAGTTCCTCTAATAATATTTTATTTTTTTCTCCCTTGGAAACAATATCAACTATTCCAGGATTTATTTCTTCAAATATTCCTAAAAATAGATTTTTAATTTCTTTATTGTTTTCTATTAACTTAGCAGGTGAAGAAAGATCCTCAAGTTGGCTTCCCCTGTTTCCATTTGTGCATAGGTTCTTTTTAAAAAACATATAGGGACCTATTACCCTAGATATATCTGTCCACTGGGCAAGCACAGAAAAAAACAATCTGTTCTTTAAACATTTTCCCTCTATTGAAGAAAATAATCCCTTTTTTTCCTTGCTGTACTCATATTCATACTTATTTTTTTCAACGCTAAAGGTTCTATGAAAAATTTTAGCCTGTCTTCCCTTTGGTGATTCATAAAGGTATTCTGTTAAAACTCTTTCCTTGTTTAACTTTAAATAATATAAATATTTAATTCCTGAAGATAAAAATACAATTTTAAAAGTTGTTGCCTTATCTCCTAGTAACTTAAATGGAAGTAAAGGAAATTCATCTCCCACCTGAAAGGTAGCTGAAGTTATTATTAGCTTCTTCAACATATTTATTGACTTTATTAGATTAGTTTTTCCTGAGGCATTTGCCCCGTACAGAACAGCTACTGGAGAAAGATTTAACTTCCCATTGATTTCTATTAAATTTCCCCTTAATCCTTTTTCCTTTGTGCTCTCCATGGAAAACTCAACTTTCTTCCCAAAGGAATATAAATTTTCCACACTAAAATAATTTAACTGATCCACAACCCTCTCCTTTTTTTGTTTTAATATATCATCCATCGCTCTATTATAACATTTAAATAAAAAAAAGTAAAATTAACAAGCAATCTTACCTTTTTTACTTATCATATTTAACATATTTTTCTCAAATTTAATGTTTAAATTTATGATTTTATATTTTTAAATAAGGTATAAAATAAAAAGATTCCCCTAGTCTACCAGGGGAATCAATATTACTTAATTTTATTTTAATTTCCTAATTTAAATTTGTAAACTGCACCAACTCCAGCTGCATAATCATTTCCAGATCCTGTAGTTAAAGAATATTTAGCATTTACATTTAAATTTTCTGTAGGTGCATAAGCAACCCCAACTGCTACTGCTTGACTATTTCCATAGTATCCAGTACCAACACCAAAGGCCATTTCTCCCTCTTCAACATTTTTAAAGTCTATTGCATCCATTGCTGCAAGTAAAGACATTCCTTGATTTAATTTTTCATCAAGATTATTAAGTTGATTTCCTAGAGAAGTTATACCTGATGCATTTGTTGCTACACCTGTTGTATTTGCTCCTATTGCTGTATCTTGAACTGCATCTGCTGCTATTCTGTCATTTGTTTCTGTTGTTATTGCTGTTGCATTTGTTGCTATTGCTCCTGTATTTGTTGATATATTAGTTTGATTTGTTGCTATTGCTGTGCCATTGGCTGCTACACCTGATGTATTTGCTGCTATACCTGTTGTATTAGTTGCTATGTCTGTTGCATTATTTCCTATATCTGTTGTATTATTTGCTATGTCTGTTGCATTATTTCCTATATCTGTTGTATTATTTCCTATATCTGCTGCATTATTTCCTATATCTGCTGTATTATTTCCTATATCTGTTGTATTATTTGCTATGTCTGTTGCATTAGTTCCTATATCTGTTGCATTATTTGCTATGTCTGTTGCATTATTTCCTATATCTGTTGTATTAGTTCCTATGTCTGCTGCATTATTTCCTATATCTGTTGTATTATTTGCTATGTCTGTTGCATTAGTTCCTATATCTGTTGTATTAGTTCCTATATCTGTTGTATTAGTTCCTATATTTGTTGAATTTGTTGTAATTAATCCTGTGTTTGCTGTTATTAATCCTGTGTTTGCTGTTATTAATCCAGTATTTGCTGTTATTTCAGCTGTATTTGCTGTTATTAACCCAGTTTCTGCTGTTATTGCCGCTGTATTTGCATTGATTGCTGCTCCATTAGCGTTTATATCCACTGCTACTTCAGCAGCTACATCTATTAATCCTGTAACTCCAGTATAATCTGCATCAGTTACTCCAGCACCAAAAGCTGCTGTTCCTATTATCAAAAAGGAAACAACTGCACTTAGAGTTAATTTAACTCTACCCTTCAAAGAACTTTTTAATAATTTTTCCGTATTTCTTAAATCATTCATAAAAATCATCT
This genomic window from Fusobacterium sp. IOR10 contains:
- a CDS encoding ATP/GTP-binding protein gives rise to the protein MDQLNYFSVENLYSFGKKVEFSMESTKEKGLRGNLIEINGKLNLSPVAVLYGANASGKTNLIKSINMLKKLIITSATFQVGDEFPLLPFKLLGDKATTFKIVFLSSGIKYLYYLKLNKERVLTEYLYESPKGRQAKIFHRTFSVEKNKYEYEYSKEKKGLFSSIEGKCLKNRLFFSVLAQWTDISRVIGPYMFFKKNLCTNGNRGSQLEDLSSPAKLIENNKEIKNLFLGIFEEINPGIVDIVSKGEKNKILLEELSLDIPRELKIYMKQKESNLLKLKTVYSNGMTLDFVEESHGVQKIVKILIPIIKILKDGGVLLLDELETTLYPIIGEKILSLFLNRKINSKGAQIIFSTQDINLLNFNILRKDQIWFLERTRETEFMSTLYSLGSIKGIRKDENIRKNYINGKYSRVPSFSNNSLESFFY
- a CDS encoding S-layer family protein, giving the protein MNDLRNTEKLLKSSLKGRVKLTLSAVVSFLIIGTAAFGAGVTDADYTGVTGLIDVAAEVAVDINANGAAINANTAAITAETGLITANTAEITANTGLITANTGLITANTGLITTNSTNIGTNTTDIGTNTTDIGTNATDIANNTTDIGNNAADIGTNTTDIGNNATDIANNATDIGTNATDIANNTTDIGNNTADIGNNAADIGNNTTDIGNNATDIANNTTDIGNNATDIATNTTGIAANTSGVAANGTAIATNQTNISTNTGAIATNATAITTETNDRIAADAVQDTAIGANTTGVATNASGITSLGNQLNNLDEKLNQGMSLLAAMDAIDFKNVEEGEMAFGVGTGYYGNSQAVAVGVAYAPTENLNVNAKYSLTTGSGNDYAAGVGAVYKFKLGN